From one Tachysurus vachellii isolate PV-2020 chromosome 23, HZAU_Pvac_v1, whole genome shotgun sequence genomic stretch:
- the cd44a gene encoding uncharacterized protein cd44a — protein sequence MHTILLLVVTSGLLLLQTTQGLNANVEPDAEFLEEAMADGFLVGNNGKYKTEKTQDKNNAINTHESSNSEAKASLFQKDSVPTETIVKSPEASTELTSEITKELPKNENAAVLITFVSNQTTTLSPEENSEGSGNVPNWPLEKSFLSRLSMPVYGSGDSSMFLEIPDEKQDKDLQFTTTIFNSADLKISTLLSEEDGESGMGPEAPTSDWLTTIPSVIVNEEVIPKHINNVEKPMQESTPAPTVKVSSPFKPDQFKKSVEGPDALVKEGTPGWLLILALCLTLGAVICVFVAIATKDMWYGPSKQCLGINSTEPKKYEEYDKAATLPLSEKEIVALMSSQKTARKETDYTMISLEEVPEKEYLM from the exons ATGCACACAATTCTGCTTCTTGTGGTCACATCTGGACTGCTGTTACTTCAGACAACTCAGG GACTGAATGCAAATGTGGAACCAGATGCAGAATTCCTTGAAGAGGCAATGGCTGACGGTTTCTTAGTCGGCAATAATGGGAAATACAAAACTGAGAAAACACAGGATAAAAACAATGCCATTAATACACATGAATCATCAAACTCAGAGGCAAAAGCATCCCTGTTTCAAAAGGATAGTGTGCCAACAGAAACTATAGTCAAAAGCCCTGAGGCTAGTACTGAGCTCACCAGTGAAATTACTAAGGAGCTTCCAAAGAATGaaaatgctgctgttttgaTTACATTTGTCTCAAACCAAACCACCACGTTGTCCCCTGAGGAGAATAGCGAAGGCTCTGGTAACGTTCCGAATTGGCCTCTTGAGAAATCTTTCTTGAGCAGATTGTCGATGCCCGTCTACGGTTCAGGTGACTCAAGCATGTTTTTAGAGATTCCCGATGAGAAGCAAGACAAGGATCTTCAGTTCACCACTACTATCTTTAATTCTGCCGATCTTAAAATCTCTACACTTTTATCAGAAGAGGATGGTGAATCTGGTATGGGGCCTGAAGCTCCTACCTCAGACTGGTTGACGACTATCCCATCCGTTATTGTAAATGAAGAAGTAATtccaaaacacataaacaatgtAGAAAAACCTATGCAAGAAAGTACTCCAGCACCAACAGTGAAAG tgtctTCCCCGTTCAAACCAGATCAATTTAAGAAATCTGTAGAGGGACCTGATGCACTGGTCAAAGAAGGCACACCGG GTTGGCTTCTCATCTTAGCATTATGCCTGACTCTTGGAGctgttatctgtgtgtttgttgcaaTCGCCACCAAAGACAT GTGGTATGGCCCTAGTAAGCAATGCCTCGGTATCAACTCCACTGAGCCAAAGAAATATGAGGAATATGACAAAGCAGCAACTCTGCCCCTGTCAGAGAAGGAGATTGTGGCTCTCATGAGCTCACAAAAGACAGCAAGGAAAGAAACAGACTATACCATGATCAGCCTTGAAGAAGTTCCAGAAAAGGAATATCTGATGTAA
- the slc1a2a gene encoding excitatory amino acid transporter 2a yields MNSANSMEKPVEVRMHECNFEAPASPPGPACGGFFNKFMKNLLLALTILGVIVGSVAGVLLRYASPLHPDIVMIIAFPGDILMRMLKMVILPLIISSLITGLAGLDAKSSSRLGTRAMVYYMTTTIIAAVLGVLLVLAIHPGHPKLKSNLGEGKKNDDVSTLDAFFDLIRNLFPENLVQACFQQIQTVTNKVEVSTPHHHHYHHHQHHPHRFGRNSTKWATKYVIKKSLQFKSGMNVLGLIGFFVAFGICMGKMGEKAKLLMDFFNILNEIVMRLVGMIMWYSPVGIACLICGKIISINDLEMVAKQLGMYMLTVILGLIIHGGIFLPLIYFVIVRKNPFKFFMGVFQAWVTALGTASSAGTLPVTFRCLEENLGIDKRVTRFVLPVGATINMDGTALYEAVAAIFIAQMNGIKLDPGQIITVSLTATLASVGAASIPSAGLVTMLLILTAVGLPTQDISLLVAVDWLLDRFRTSVNVIGDSYGAGIVYHLTKDELNAFDAQQIRTDGFEMTKSQSSYENNTNHGVYASYNSCPQVLIDDCKINLTPNGSPAVFSVTEEDPWTQE; encoded by the exons ATGAACAG TGCCAACAGCATGGAGAAGCCAGTTGAAGTTCGAATGCATGAGTGTAACTTTGAAGCTCCAGCTTCTCCTCCAGGACCAGCATGCGGAGGATTCTTTAACAAATTCATGAAGAACTTGCTTCTAGCACTCACAATTCTTG GTGTGATTGTAGGCTCGGTGGCTGGTGTCCTTCTGCGTTATGCATCTCCACTTCATCCAGATATCGTCATGATCATCGCCTTCCCTGGTGATATTCTCATGAGAATGTTGAAGATGGTGATTTTGCCTCTGATCATCTCCAGTTTAATCACAG GTCTGGCAGGTTTAGACGCCAAATCTAGCAGTCGTCTCGGCACCAGAGCCATGGTGTATTACATGACCACAACCATTATTGCAGCAGTGCTGGGGGTGCTTCTGGTGCTGGCTATCCACCCGGGCCACCCCAAACTAAAATCCAACTTGGGAGAGGGCAAGAAGAACGATGATGTGTCCACATTAGATGCCTTTTTTGACCTTATACGAAATCTTTTTCCAGAGAATCTAGTACAGGCCTGCTTTCAACAG ATCCAGACCGTTACAAATAAGGTAGAGGTATCaacacctcatcatcatcattatcatcatcatcaacatcatcctCATCGGTTTGGACGAAATAGCACAAAGTGGGCAACAAAATATGTTATAAAGAAATCTCTCCAGTTCAAGAGTGGCATGAATGTCTTAG GGCTCATTGGTTTCTTTGTGGCTTTTGGAATCTGCATGGGAAAGATGGGTGAGAAAGCCAAGCTGCTGATGGACTTCTTCAACATTCTCAACGAAATCGTCATGAGACTTGTCGGCATGATCATGTG GTATTCTCCTGTTGGGATTGCGTGCCTGATCTGTGGCAAGATTATTTCAATTAATGACCTGGAGATGGTAGCCAAGCAGTTGGGGATGTACATGCTTACAGTCATTTTGGGCCTCATCATCCATGGTGGGATCTTTCTCCCACTGATATATTTTGTCATTGTTCGAAAGAAcccttttaaattttttatggGAGTATTTCAAGCTTGGGTGACCGCGTTAGGAACAGCTTCCAG TGCTGGTACACTGCCTGTTACGTTTCGTTGCCTGGAGGAAAACTTGGGCATTGATAAAAGAGTTACTCGATTTGTGCTTCCTGTTGGAGCGACGATCAACATGGATGGTACTGCACTTTACGAGGCGGTAGCAGCCATTTTTATCGCACAGATGAATGGAATAAAACTTGATCCTGGTCAGATTATTACAGTCAG CCTCACAGCTACTCTTGCTAGTGTGGGAGCTGCCAGTATTCCCAGTGCTGGCCTGGTTACCATGCTGCTCATCCTCACCGCTGTGGGACTGCCCACCCAAGACATCAGCTTACTGGTCGCTGTTGACTGGCTCCT GGATCGCTTCCGAACATCAGTCAATGTTATTGGCGACTCATATGGAGCGGGCATCGTGTACCACCTCACCAAAGATGAGCTTAACGCGTTTGATGCCCAGCAGATAAGAACAGATGGCTTTGAGATGACCAAATCACAATCCTCCTATGAGAATAACACAAACCATGGTGTATATGCATCGTACAACTCCTGTCCACAAGTACTAATAGATGACTGCAAG ATCAACTTGACCCCAAATGGCTCCCCTGCTGTCTTTTCTGTTACTGAGGAGGACCCTTGGACACAAGAGTAA
- the pamr1a gene encoding inactive serine protease PAMR1 codes for MVLFIIGRGFWMLSLHKQQSCVLPLFLCALQFCCSLLTWPCVSGVQENECPGPRWNAMCRSCCEYELIRCKCPSERTQVGYAVPCCRNNIHQCDPCIIYQGCSVFENCKRCNNGTWQVKDDFYISGKYCTECRQGWTGGDCLKCGEVIRRPQGHVTLEGYPVNAKCDWTLYVSSGLAVEFRFTMLNLEFDHRCRYDFIELRDGDSIRSPLIGRYCGDKIPLPIKSSGNSLHIHFVSDGYNNYDGFSATFQELSDTEAMRKKCPPLSQPHHGYSLKVIGSDGAIESIEFSCNHSYILSGNSKRTCQLDGTWSGRQPQCIKACREPKISKLVRQKVLKPQIPLRKSPHHRLYSAIQPHERSSSSSIQKAQGELPTGVHHLYTSIEYECISPLYQHFGSARRKCLKTGKWSGRHVTCLPVCGKLSSKPRNLAQTHWPWHAAIYQRLPDHTSPITGTTRRHWDMFSADDYDYWQEESMEETWHLVCSGALVSQHAVLVPAHCATEPGHSLPYNTAHLKVVLGENKRLQYMKVSEILVHPNYNSTGFDSDLAILKLVEKARISEFISPVCLPRLQGGELTVNQAYITGWSVARKHETHSQVAQTGTIELTDVLRCERQYAKQGIAKSITDNMLCGRQHPISSSTVCPARSGGIILAPTAPQHKRGKENVSETAWELLGLVSFGFNVQNCNPQLYTVYTRVVNFKNWIANNIK; via the exons ATGGTCTTGTTTATAATAGGCAGAGGATTCTGGATGCTTTCTTTACACAAGCAGCAATCATGTGTGCTACCTCTTTTCTTATGTGCCCTTCAGTTCTGCTGTTCACTGCTAACCTGGCCATGTG TGTCTGGAGTGCAGGAGAACGAGTGTCCTGGTCCTCGCTGGAATGCCATGTGTCGCTCCTGCTGCGAGTACGAGCTGATCAGGTGTAAGTGTCCATCTGAGAGGACACAGGTGGGCTACGCTGTGCCCTGCTGCCGTAACAATATCCACCAGTGTGACCCCTGCATCATATACCAGG GCTGCAGTGTGTTTGAAAACTGTAAGAGATGTAATAATGGTACGTGGCAGGTAAAGGATGATTTTTACATCAGTGGAAAGTACTGCACTGAGTGTCGACAGGGATGGACTGGAGGGGACTGTCTCA AATGTGGAGAAGTAATACGAAGACCTCAAGGTCACGTAACCCTGGAGGGTTATCCAGTCAATGCCAAATGTGACTGGACGCTATACGTCAGCAGTGGGTTGGCCGTGGAGTTCAG GTTTACAATGCTTAATCTGGAGTTTGATCACCGTTGTCGCTACGACTTCATAGAGCTCAGAGATGGTGATAGCATTCGCTCGCCTCTGATTGGCCGTTACTGTGGAGACAAAATCCCGCTACCAATCAAAAGCTCTGGAAACTCGCTGCATATCCATTTTGTATCAGATGGCTATAATAATTATGATGGTTTCTCTGCAACGTTTCAGGAACTCTCAG acacagaagccaTGAGGAAAAAATGTCCCCCGTTATCACAGCCACACCACGGTTACTCCTTAAAGGTTATCGGCTCAGACGGTGCTATAGAGAGCATAGAATTTTCCTGCAATCATTCTTATATCCTCAGTGGAAACTCAAAAAGAACATGCCAGCTCGATGGAACCTGGAGCGGCAGGCAGCCACAGTGTATTAAAG CTTGTCGGGAACCAAAGATCTCAAAGCTAGTGCGACAGAAGGTCTTGAAGCCACAAATTCCTTTAAG aaagagTCCACATCACAGGCTGTACTCCGCTATCCAGCCTCATGAAAGAAGCAGTAGCAGCAGTATACAGAAAGCTCAGGGTGAATTACCGACAGGAGTCCACCACCTCTACACAAGCATAGAGTATGAGTGCATCTCTCCTCTGTACCAGCACTTTGGGAGTGCACGCCGTAAATGTCTAAAAACTGGGAAGTGGAGTGGACGCCATGTTACCTGTTTACCAG tttGTGGTAAGCTCTCATCCAAACCCAGGAACCTGGCACAAACCCACTGGCCATGGCACGCAGCCATATACCAGCGTCTTCCTGATCACACCAGTCCCATTACAGGGACAACCAGAAGACACTGGGACATGTTTTCTGCAGATGACTATGACTACTGGCAGGAGGAGAGCATGGAAGAGACGTGGCATCTGGTGTGCAGTGGTGCTTTGGTGAGCCAGCATGCTGTCCTGGTGCCAGCACACTGTGCAACTGAGCCTGGACACTCACTACCCTACAACACGGCTCATCTAAAAGTAGTGCTGGGAGAGAATAAGAGGCTTCAGTACATGAAG GTCTCAGAGATCCTGGTTCATCCCAACTATAATTCTACTGGATTTGACTCAGACCTAGCTATACTGAAGCTGGTGGAGAAGGCTAGGATCAGCGAGTTCATTTCTCCTGTGTGCTTGCCTCGTCTGCAGGGAGGGGAGCTAACTGTGAACCAGGCTTACATCACTGGCTGGTCGGTAGCAAGAAAGCATGAAACACACTCTCAAGTGGCTCAGACAGGAACAATTGAACTAACCGATGTGTTGCGGTGTGAAAGACAGTATGCTAAACAAGGGATTGCCAAAAGCATTACTGATAATATGTTGTGTGGGAGACAACATCCTATCAGTTCCAGTACAGTCTGCCCTGCCAGATCAGGCGGAATCATACTTGCTCCTACTGCACCACAGCacaagagaggaaaagaaaatgtctcAGAGACAGCATGGGAACTGCTGGGCCTGGTGAGCTTTGGCTTCAATGTGCAAAACTGTAATCCACAAttgtacacagtatacacacgaGTTGTCAACTTTAAGAACTGGATtgcaaataacataaaataa